In Babesia bovis T2Bo chromosome 3, whole genome shotgun sequence, the genomic window TTATTGGTATTTTATGATCTTCGCGGGCGATAAAATCAAATTCTGGCAATTGGTCCTCTTTGTTGCATTCAAATGATACAGCAAAGCTTATTTCATTCTTACGTTGCCCGTTTCGTGACGTAATCGCCGCAGTGTAATACTTGACTTGTAAATTTTTAGCGTGTTTAGAAAGAAAGCTTGCTATATTCTTGGTCTTCTCGTCTGTGGAGCATTGGAGTACATTTTTTAGGAATTGTGATGTCATAGTGGGAAGTCCAAGTGCGATTTCGGCTACCTTGGACATATGTTGGTATTGCCAAGCATCCAATTTTTTGGGTGGTTCTGTAACAGTGAACATTGAAAGGGTCTTGAATTTATCAACATTCTTTTGTATTTGGGAGAAAGGTGTCCAATTCatggttaatatatcatggaaGAAGCAGTGTCTTTGTTTCATTACACTTGTTGGTGATGGCGATCCATCGAGTGCAGCATTACACGCCTCTGCTATATTGTAGAGCTCATTCTTGTCTGCATATAATGGTTTTGGACATTCCCGAGCCCATTTTTCAAATAAGTAGGCATCTTTAACGGTCAAGGTCGATGGTAATGATTTAAGACACTGCGTATATCTGTTTGATATGTCAAAATCCAACTTTCCATTCAGATCTAGGCACCGGTGGTAGAAGAGTTCTAGTGAGCAGTTATTCCCCTTACTAGTTCCTTGCGGTAACTTTCCAGAAACAAATACCGCCGTCAAAGCGAAGCACCATGATTCTACATAGCTAGTGTTTTCACTCACTCTCCTGGTTAGGTATGGGTTGCGATACGACAGAATCGAAAGTCCCGGATTTACGTTGTCTGGTAAATAAATACCTTCATTATTGAATGCCCTATTGCTACTATCTTCAACAGATGTATTATGATAtgccaaatatatatggtcATTCATTAGCGGCATTTGTGCTAGGAAGGCATTCGAGCCATTTTGATGGACACTGAACGCAGCAAAATATCGCTGCTGTTCATTTGCATATACGATATAAGGTATTAGAGCAATTGCACACACAAATATACGAATCATGTTCTGATCCATCTTGCGATTTAAAGTAGAACAGAGTGTGTTGAATATTCAGTATATACCATTTTACAATGACCATTAGGCATATTAAATCTATTCTCCAACAACCAAATGACTCCCATGTAGTCTAGGTGGTTAGGATATGCGGCTCTCACCCGCACGACCGGGGTTCGAGTCCCCGCGTGGGAATTTTTTTCTTCATGAATTTCATTAAAGagtaatattatatattgtcaCAATTGTATTATTAATGGCTGTTACTAATTGTCTAAATCATTTTGGCTTGTCTACAATGCCATACTAATGGTGATCTGTTGCTATGTTATTTACGCTGCACATTAGTATATAGTAAAATTTAGTGGTATATCATTTCACACATTGCAATTTCTTTGATCTATTTTAACTAAATTGTTAATTATTGTTAACATTGTGTTTTTATGTTAGGATTTTTACACATCGCAAATGGCAGGAATGTTTAGGTGCAGGGTGTGTTCGTTTGTGCCAATTGCCAAGTTACTTGGACTTTATGATCCTGAGGAGGAAGAGGAGAGCCGTGTAATACGTCGTAGAGATAGTTTTGACAGTGCCGTGTCACCGTCGGTGGTATGTGTATTGAGCTCTATAATCACTTGTTCTAGGATGATAGGCTAAGCACGTGCTCTGCAGCTGATCGTGAAGGTAATCAAGCACCTCGTAGTGCTGAGGAGATATCTTATTTGGTGAAATCATGGGACACATACGTTCACCAGCGTGCCAAATCACTGTGGAACGATGCAGCCAAACGTTATGCCATTTTAGGTAATGGTTATGCATCATGTTTTAACGTCCATATAGGCAGCATAGCTAGGGGATGTCCTCGTTGTGATGATCCAGTTGTAGGAAGCGATTCAGTTTGCGTTCGTTGGCAGGGTGCTGTTGAAGACGGATATCCAGTAATTCCTATCAGTAGCGATGGGAAATCTACTGGCAAGACATCTTTCGTAACCCGTCTACTTGCTTTTTTGTTTGCTGGTAGGTTGTATGTAGTAATTATGAACTATGGGCTCAGACGAACAAAGTTATGAGATAATTGAGAATATTCCCTATCGCGCTTTTCGGATGGCCTGCGGTGACAAGTTGTGTATCACGTTGACGCATATAAGGCTTGATTGATATTTTTATCTGATGCTTGTAGCATTGTGTGTGTTGGCCTATCGCACATTTGTTTATGGTGGGCGTTCTGCCATGTCTGgctattttaatattataaaacaCACTTAATTTAATTatttataacattatttATAAATTTATGACTCTGATTACCGCGGAAGGTCGTGCTGTCTACTGTTTTGATGTTCACCTTTTATTCCTGGTTGGTATAATATCGCTATATTCTTTCTTATATGATTCCTGTGTCCTAGCTTTTTTGCATGATAACCAACATGGATTCTGTAAATATTGATGCTGCGGATGATCGCAACTTAACTCAGCGTCGTCATTCTGTCGTTAACCAGTACATGGCTTCTGGTGATGTAGACATGACGACTGAGGAGGATGCAGCTCACGTTCAAGATGctaacattgctactatCTTTGATTTGTTTATACGATCGTATGTATCTGAGGGTGGTCAGTCCTATATTGAAGAATTTGAGGATTTAGATGATGCCATGTCTGATGATGAGGATGTTAGTGGTACGTACTGCTTAAACAACGATCCTTCCAAGCCTCTATTTTACATGAAGCGTATATACACTTTAGTCGCTCGTATGTCTCACTTTTCAGAGGTTTTAGTTGTTCATCTTGACCATATACTTCGTTGGCGTCCTCCAGTTCAGGAGGCTGGAATGAATTTGAACATGCAGTTATACAAGTATGTAGTGAAATACTTTTTGCGTGTTCATGATGTTTTGGAAGACAAGCTACAGGACATAGTTGACAGTATAGCTTTATCATTTAACCGTGAGCCAAAGAAGTTGTTTTTACAGTTTCTTCACACCCCCAGTGTTGTCTATCGGTTGAAGGACCTTCGTTGCCACATGCTGGGTGAATTGCTGACTATTAGTGGTCAGGTAACTCGTACATCAGACGTCCGTCCTGAGTTGATAAGAGGCACATTCAAATGCAAGGCCTGTGGCAGTTTCATTAGGGACATTCGTCAAAATTTCCGTTACACAGTTCCCAACAAGTGCAGTTCCAACAGTTGCATGAACACAGCTGAATGGGAATTGGTGATGGAACACTCTATATTCTGTGATTGGCAGAAGGTTCGTATTCAGGAGTTAGCTCAAGAGTCTGGTATGAGTTCCATGCCTCGATCCATTGATGTTATACTGCGTCATTTGACAGTTGACCGTTTAAACGCTGGTGACCGCGTTACTATATCCGGTTCACTGATTGTCCTTCCTGATATACCAACATTACTTAAACCTGGTGAGATGCCACGCAAGGTGAGCAAGCAGTCCATGCGTCGCTTTGAATCGCATTTGATATCCCAGGGTCTCACGGGCATACATGGTGTTGGTACTAAGGATCTGAACCACAAGCTATCATTCTTGGCTACTCAGGTCCGTCGTGTGAATGACTACAAGTCACACGCTAATGACATTGTTGACTCTGGTGATGGTTACCAGATACGTGGTGAAGATATTCTTAGGTTACCTAATTTTGACTGGTTGCGTCGTATAGCTCAATGTCACAATACTATAGACCGTCTTGCTGTATGTGTAGCTCCTAAGATTTGGGGTCATTCTGAGATAAAGAAGGGTATCCTGTTGATGATGGTTGGTGGTGTTCATAAATCGTCTAGTAACAGCAAGCTGCGTGGTGACATTAATGTCTGTTTGGTTGGTGATCCTTCTACAGCTAAAAGTCAATTTTTAAAGTTTGTTGAGGGATTTGCTCCTCGTGCTATTAATACTTCAGGTAAGGGTTCTACGGCAGCAGGTCTTACTGCGGCTGTCCATCGTGACCCTGACAGTGGCGAATTTGTTTTAGAGGCTGGTGCTTTGATGTATGCCGATAAGGGTATATGTTGCATTGATGAGTTTGACAAGATGAGTGAGCGTGATCGTGTAGCTATTCACGAAGCCATGGAACAGCAAACTATCTCAATTGCTAAGGCTGGTATTCAGGCTACATTAAACGCTCGCGCATCTGTATTGGCTGTATGTAACCCTAGGTATGGTCGATATGACCAGAGTAAATCGTTTGCTAGTAATGTCAACCTTCCACCTCCACTACTTTCTCGTTTCGATTTGTTATACACTATGCTTGACGAGGCTGATGAGGAGATTGACGCTAAGATCGCATGGCACATTACCGGACTTCATGGCCCTGGTGCGTATAAGAGTAGTGACGTGATCGGTTCCTCTGAGGAGCATGCTGACTCTGAGATACCCTTTGATCAGGAGTTCAATCCTCCGTTGACTTTGGATGAACTCAAGTTGTACATAGAGCTTGCGAAACGCATAAAGCCCTTGATGCAGGATTCTGCTAAACACAAGCTAGCTCAGTACTACGTCGGTCTTCGTAATGGTGACGCTCAATCTGCCAAGCGTTCCTTGCGCATAACTGTACGACAGCTAGAGTCACTTGTAAGGCTCAGTGAGGCCATAGCGCGTCTCAAGTTTTCTGATTTTGTGGATGAATCTCACGTTGATGAGGCCTACAACATCTTTAAGTCATCCCTGCTACGTTTATCTAACAAGGACTTAATAGTTCTTGAGGGTGAATCTGGAGAGAAGGATGCTGAGATGGATGGCAGTGATGATGAATACGTTGAGGAGCACCGCCCTGCTGAGACTGCCGGAAATTCAGATCTCATACGTATCGGTATGAATGAGTATGAGGCTATATCTGCGGTGTTGCTTGACCGCGTCAGTGAGCATCAGTTACTTGATGAAGAGGTTGCATCCAACGAGTTGATTGAGTGGTATGTCCAGAACGTAGTGGTTCCAAGGACCCCGGAAGATGCTGATGCTTGGAACTTACGTTTACAGCGTGTAGTACACCGTCTAGTATACGTTGACAAGAAGTTATTGGCACGTCGTCGTGATGATGACATTCCCAATGTATTCCGTCTTCGTGTTCACCCCAACTACTATTCATCATCTCACATATGGAAGCGTGATTCCATTGCTGAGACTACGGAATCTGAAGAGGCTCGTGAGTCTGATGCCGATGATGGTCTTTTttaggtatacatattcCCATTCACTGGGCATTACATCGCTAATTTGAATGTCTATCTAATTTTTTATAGATCAATGTTATTTGGTGTTGCGAATGTAGACAGCATATCTTCTAGATAAATCTGTTTGGCTGCCCAGGAGGTATGTTCCTCCCACTGCCAATATGGTACTTCAATACAATGAAATCCCATAGCACGCAATAGATCACGTTCAATTATTGATTGCGTCGTGAGTTCCTTCGTGTTGCGATAATAGTTATCTCTAGAATTGGCAAGTAATACGATGGAATCATGTTTTAAACGGTCGGCTGTAAACATCAGTAATATGCACTGACGACTTACCTAGTCGTCGCTCTTCTATAATCGTGCGATTCCGAGGTTGTTTAGCATTTCGCTTTCTAATATCTGCTACTTCTTCAAGCCCTACTGGTTTAACAAAATCCACTAGGAAAGGCCCTACTTGTACCTGTGTCATAGTATGTGAACTATAACTACCATACCTGCgtgtataatgtatatgctATGAACGTTGCTGTTTTCGTCACTTCATGTTGCATATTTGAAATCCTAATTTCATTGGGTTCCAGACATTTGCGATTGAGAAGatccaatatatattcttgcACTGGTATGTCCAAAGCACTATAGATAGATGGCCTACATTTACTGCGGGTATATAGCCATGTTAAAATAGAAACAAACCGCAATATAAGCGCCATTTTCTGTAACGTGTTGAGATCCCTGGAGTCAATGGAGCAATCAACACGCATCATTTCGTTTATTAGCATCGAGTATAAATCATAGTACTCCACATTGAAACACGCCAGTGCGACTATAAAGTTTGCGATATACGGTATGTCCTTGGCATTTAATTGGACTATACATGATTATTTGGGTTAGCATATACCTACTATTGGCTTGA contains:
- a CDS encoding putative integral membrane protein; the encoded protein is MDQNMIRIFVCAIALIPYIVYANEQQRYFAAFSVHQNGSNAFLAQMPLMNDHIYLAYHNTSVEDSSNRAFNNEGIYLPDNVNPGLSILSYRNPYLTRRVSENTSYVESWCFALTAVFVSGKLPQGTSKGNNCSLELFYHRCLDLNGKLDFDISNRYTQCLKSLPSTLTVKDAYLFEKWARECPKPLYADKNELYNIAEACNAALDGSPSPTSVMKQRHCFFHDILTMNWTPFSQIQKNVDKFKTLSMFTVTEPPKKLDAWQYQHMSKVAEIALGLPTMTSQFLKNVLQCSTDEKTKNIASFLSKHAKNLQVKYYTAAITSRNGQRKNEISFAVSFECNKEDQLPEFDFIAREDHKIPINSLILGDVDPMFQPGKPNAKIEYLNMEGEGQHRTWTVSITINVTQIKKLLGFPTTIYLKVAHMLDGNMYIDNDELNDLFNRLESEVKVTGLTTSEVDNRTGKPYGTAMIEFIKTPFVNIEDGELNSSPIIWYGYIALDTWSLTYEHLKLQYRLPMHVRYLHMNKGMTKEIADFVKSDEVLHENNADYSLVTVSEPMVFFLHTTNKPQKETGTLPPMAEQYLKFKRSTSFLNLVGAGYKPPVSKNANKMWWRRIYITKSELPNAEGPPASVCAPTKTKYPFSTRTFSAELCPGKKDGHIYMDHHTYLTLMAPIGHYKEFGTVTKVTIATTIAVAAITLLIVIKSLMDMTDVKRKTD
- a CDS encoding DNA replicative helicase MCM2/3/5 family protein, translating into MITNMDSVNIDAADDRNLTQRRHSVVNQYMASGDVDMTTEEDAAHVQDANIATIFDLFIRSYVSEGGQSYIEEFEDLDDAMSDDEDVSGTYCLNNDPSKPLFYMKRIYTLVARMSHFSEVLVVHLDHILRWRPPVQEAGMNLNMQLYKYVVKYFLRVHDVLEDKLQDIVDSIALSFNREPKKLFLQFLHTPSVVYRLKDLRCHMLGELLTISGQVTRTSDVRPELIRGTFKCKACGSFIRDIRQNFRYTVPNKCSSNSCMNTAEWELVMEHSIFCDWQKVRIQELAQESGMSSMPRSIDVILRHLTVDRLNAGDRVTISGSLIVLPDIPTLLKPGEMPRKVSKQSMRRFESHLISQGLTGIHGVGTKDLNHKLSFLATQVRRVNDYKSHANDIVDSGDGYQIRGEDILRLPNFDWLRRIAQCHNTIDRLAVCVAPKIWGHSEIKKGILLMMVGGVHKSSSNSKLRGDINVCLVGDPSTAKSQFLKFVEGFAPRAINTSGKGSTAAGLTAAVHRDPDSGEFVLEAGALMYADKGICCIDEFDKMSERDRVAIHEAMEQQTISIAKAGIQATLNARASVLAVCNPRYGRYDQSKSFASNVNLPPPLLSRFDLLYTMLDEADEEIDAKIAWHITGLHGPGAYKSSDVIGSSEEHADSEIPFDQEFNPPLTLDELKLYIELAKRIKPLMQDSAKHKLAQYYVGLRNGDAQSAKRSLRITVRQLESLVRLSEAIARLKFSDFVDESHVDEAYNIFKSSLLRLSNKDLIVLEGESGEKDAEMDGSDDEYVEEHRPAETAGNSDLIRIGMNEYEAISAVLLDRVSEHQLLDEEVASNELIEWYVQNVVVPRTPEDADAWNLRLQRVVHRLVYVDKKLLARRRDDDIPNVFRLRVHPNYYSSSHIWKRDSIAETTESEEARESDADDGLF